The nucleotide sequence ACGACGAACTGGTCGAGGCGCTGCTGGCCGAGCTGTCGGGGCTCACCATCGGGTCGAGTCTGGCGCCGTCCACGGACCTGGGACCCATCTCGCACTGGCGCCATCTCACCCGGCTCACCGAGCAGGTCGACGACGCTGTCGCGCAGGGCGCGCACGCGCTCACCCCGGCGATGGAGCTGCCCGACCAGGGCTGGTTCATGGCTCCCACGGTGATCGTGGGCCTGGACCCGCAGGACGCGGTGGACGAGATCTTCGGTCCGGTGATCACGGTGCACCCGGTGGCCTCGGACGAGGCCGCGGTGGCGGCGGCGAACGCCACCCCTGACGGCCTCGCCGGATACGTCTTCGGTCGCGATCTCGAGGCGGCGCTCGACCTGGGCGCGCGGCTTCGTGGCGGCGAGATCAAGATCAACGGGACCAGTTTGCTGGACCTCACCGACGCTTCCCACCAGAGCTTCTGGGGGACCAGCGGGTACGGCGGGCACGGTGCGGGTGAAGCTTTGGAGTTCTTTCGCGGTAACCGGATCGTCGGGGTCGACAATCCCGATGTACCGATCTGATTCTCTGCTGGTCTCTGGAGGACTGAATGCATCGGGTCAGCGGGCCCCCCGGGGCCACCCCCGCTGATCTCGTCGGCGCCGGCCTGGATCTGACAGCCGTCGACACCGTCGTGGTCGCGACCCCGGACGTCCAGGGCCGCCTGGTCGGGCGCCGGACGACGGTCGAGGGTTTTCGTGCCGCGCTCGGCACCGGCATCCACATGTCGAACTGCGTCTTCGGCTGGGACATCACCCAGGACGCCACCCTGCTGGCCGACGGATCGCTGCCCTACACCGGAATGCACACCGGCATCGGCGACGTCACCCTGCATCCCGACCTCACGACGCTGCGCCGAGCGGGGTGGCTCGATCGAGCAGCGATCTGCCTGGCCGATGTGGTCGAACCGGACGGCACGCCGACCGTTCTCGCGCCGCGCACCCTGTTGCGCACCGAGCTGGCGGCCTGGGACGAGCTCGGGTTACACCCGGTGGTGGGCACCGAGTTGGAGTTCTACCTCTATCGCGGTGACCCGCGCGCCAGCCGGGCGGCCGGCTATCGCGATCTCGAACCCACCACGCTCAGCCCGGCCGACTATGCGATCTACGAGGGCGAGGCGTACGAGCCGTTCTTCACCGACCTGCGTAACCGGTTGCAGGCCAGCGGAATCGACCTCGAGGCCTCGCAGGGTGAGTGGGGGCTGGGCCAGTGGGAGACCACGTTGCGCTACAGCGACCCGCTGGCGATGGCCGATCGGCACGTGCTCTACAAGCTGGCCACCCGCAGTCTGGCCGCCCGCGCCGGGATGTCCGCGACGTTCATGGCCAAGCCGTTCGACGGCGGGCCGGGATCGTCGTGCCACGTGCACCTCTCGGTGCGCGACGCCGCCGGTCGCCCGCTGTTCTGGGACGACGATGCGCCGCAGCACATCTCGCCGACGCTGCGTCACGCGGTGGGCGGTTCGCTGGCCCGGGCCGGTGAGTTGACGGCGTGGTA is from Kineosporiaceae bacterium and encodes:
- a CDS encoding glutamine synthetase; the encoded protein is MHRVSGPPGATPADLVGAGLDLTAVDTVVVATPDVQGRLVGRRTTVEGFRAALGTGIHMSNCVFGWDITQDATLLADGSLPYTGMHTGIGDVTLHPDLTTLRRAGWLDRAAICLADVVEPDGTPTVLAPRTLLRTELAAWDELGLHPVVGTELEFYLYRGDPRASRAAGYRDLEPTTLSPADYAIYEGEAYEPFFTDLRNRLQASGIDLEASQGEWGLGQWETTLRYSDPLAMADRHVLYKLATRSLAARAGMSATFMAKPFDGGPGSSCHVHLSVRDAAGRPLFWDDDAPQHISPTLRHAVGGSLARAGELTAWYAPTVNSYRRLRSQDAAGWGTTWGIDHRFCSVRVVGHRPEDLRMEFRLPGADANPYLVLAALLASVREGLAAGTDPGEPVTGNPYDAPSGGPDHLGEAVAAFAASGFARATFGDSVVDHYATLGRFEWTRFLDAVTDWERTRYFDLI